In Drechmeria coniospora strain ARSEF 6962 chromosome 03, whole genome shotgun sequence, the DNA window TCCTGTGCAGCGTACAATAACTACAGTTCCCTTCGCGACTAGGACTGAGACTAACTACCCAGCCCATTGATTGATACACCTGCCCGCATTTGCCAGCCAGTGAATGGGTGTAGGGTAGGTCTTGAAGGCGATCGTTTACGATGACGCCATTAGTAGCTGGCCATGCTGCAAGAGATAGATGGATGATATGAACCGACTCAGCCAAGTTCCTAATACTTtcacggagcactgtactcgAGAAGGGAGGGAAAGGTTGCCAATTCAAACAGTGCAGCATGGGAATTCTGTTACACCGGTTACCTGGTACCTCAGCACATTCTAGCTTTGTTCTGTTCCCACAGGTGTGTTGGGTGGACACTCTTCGCCGTCCCCGCACTCTCATCCTCATTGCAAGCTTCATCCTCCCGCCCTTTCCACTACCTGCTCATCCGTCAACACTCTGAGCGAAGTGCCACAGCCACAAACCGCAGAATGTGTGCTTTGACGAACTCGTtgccgctcccgctcccgctcccgctcctTTTCCTCCGGAGCCTCATCGACGGCTAAGAGCCAATGACCCCCCTTGTTGCTTTCCGTGTTGCTGCTCTCCGATCTCGAGTCACGGTCATGGTCACGGCCAAGCGCTGGTCGAGTGCGAATGATGGCGCTCTTCTAAAGGACCTACCCAAGTCGTGGACCTTCACGCGCTCtctgccggccgacgccatctTCCCGACCCCTGCCGCCTCTCACAAGACGCCCCGTGAGCAAATCAGGCCGCGACAAGTTCTACATGCTGCCTTCACATGGGTCCGTCCTGAACAGCAAACGGACCCGGAGCTCCTGGCCGTAAGCGCCGCTTCGTTGCGCGACATCGGAATcagagagggcgaggagaagaCCGACGACTTCCGTCAGTTTGCTGCCGGCAACAAGCTGTATGGCTGGGACGAAATGAATCTGGAGGGTGGCTACCCGTGGGCTCAGTGCTATGGCGGGTTTCAGTTCGGTCAGTGGGCTGGCCAACTTGGCGATGGCAGGGCCATATCGCTCTTCGAGTCGACGAACCCGGCGTCGGGGACGCGGTACGAGCTGCAGCTAAAGGGCGCTGGACGGACGCCATATTCCCGCTTCGCTGATGGCAAGGCCGTCTTGCGATCCAGCATCCGCGAGTTCCTCGTTTCCGAGGCACTCAATGCCCTCAACATACCGACCACCCGAGCCCTGTCGCTGACTCTGCTGCCGCACTCCCAGGTGCGGAGGGAGAGCCTTGAGCCCGGCGCAATAGTCCTGCGATATGCCCAATCCTGGCTTCGCCTGGGCAACTTTGACATCCTGCGCGCAAGGGGAGACAGGGACCTCATTCGGAAGCTGGCTAGTTACATCGCCGAGCACGTCTTCCATGGCTGGGGAAGTCTACCTGCTCGTCTGGACGACCCTGACAATGCTGGCGAATCCCCTGTCCCGAAGCGTGGAATCGCGTCCGATGCCGTCCAGGGCCCCGaagcgacggccgagaacAGATTCGTGCGGCTATACAGGGAGATTGTGAGAAGGAATGCTACGACCGTCGCCGCGTGGCAGGCGTACGGCTTCATGAACGGCGTCTTGGTACGTCGTGATATTCTGCCATCGAAACTTGCCTTGAAACCAACGCTGACCGCCTCGTTTCAATGATAGAATACGGACAACACGTCAATATACGGACTGTCCTTGGACTTTGGACCTTTTGCCTTTATGGACAATTTTGACCCGGAGTATACACCCAACCACGATGATCACATGTTACGCTACAGCTTCAAGAACCAACCAACCATTATATGGTGGAACCTTATTCGATTGGGGGAGGCTTTGGGAGAGTTGATGGGCGCCGgagccgaggtcgacgatgaaTCATTCATCACCGAGGGCGTCAAGGACGGTCAAGAGCACCGCATTGTTGACCGGGCTCAAAAGCTCATAATGCAAACAGGCGAAGAGTACAAGGCGATATTCCTGGCCGAGTACAAGCGGCTTATGACCGCTCGCTTGGGTTTGCGCCACTTCAAGGAGTCGGATTTTGAAGCATTATTCAGCTCGGCCCTTGACACCATGCAAGCTCTCGAGCTGGACTTCAACCACTTCTTTCGTCGGCTGAGTGGCCTCAGATTGGCCGAAATTGCGACGCCAGAGGCTCGAGAGGAGAAGTCGTGCATTTTTTTCCACAGAGAAGGGCCTCCGAAGGAcatcggcgaggtcgaggccagACGCCAGCTCGCCAGCTGGCTGGAAAAGTGGCATGCCCGCGTGACCGAGGACTGGAGCGACGGTGGGGACGGCCTTTCTACAGCTCGAGACGGGGAGCGAATCCGGGCCATGGAAAGTGTGAACCCCAACTTCGTTCTCCGTGGCTGGATTTTGGACGAGGTGATCCGACGGGTCGAGAAGGATGGTGAACGAGACGTCCTGCATCGCATCCTGCACATGGCCCTCAATCCATTCGAGGCGGAGTGGGATAGCAAAATCTTCGACAATTGTGTGTGGAAAGgtgatgccgaggaggaaaagaGATGGGTTGGGGATGTACCCCGGACGGAACGCGCCATGCAGTGCAGCTGCAGTTCGTAAATCCCGAACGAACACCTTGCGTGCCAATACATCTAAGTAGACAGCTAACGACGCACATTCCGCAACCGTCCACATTTGAATCGGTCACGAGCTTGAATTGGAACACATGGCTCTCACAAACTGGTGCAACATTCGATAATCAACAGAAAATGAGTTGTGGTGCGAAGATGTAACGACCGGCGGTAAGAGGCAACGCTCACAGAGCTTAAGATCACTCTCACATGCTTCCATAATCGGCGTCAAATGAAAATCACTCTAGAGCATAAGATAGAGGAAGACTCGACTGAAGCAGCGTGCCTGCAAGTGCAAACCCGCCGCCAACAAGCTCACCTACAATAAAATATGCCCGTGTACAATTAATTTGGTAAGAAAGAAGAAATGGGTTACCGAGCGACGCAAAAATTTAGTCCTTGTACTGGTGGGCCGTGTTGCCGTTGCGGCCTGAGGCACGTTCTAGTCCTCTTGGCCAATCAGCATCCATGTAAATTAATCGGTGTTTCGCTGGACTCACTAGCTTGCCTTGCTTCCCATCCAACCGACCCAAGCAGGAGTCAGTTCTCAGCAGACGTCCACGGCTGAGCCTTCATTTCGCGCCGAAGCGACTGCATCGCCCCTATTCCCTCCACTCCGTCCAGGCGGCACGATGCTCCGACAGTCTCTGGCCCGTTCGGCTTGGCGGACCGGCAGGCGGGCGGCCAATGCCTCACGGGCCTTTGTGACGACTCCCCAGCGGCAGGCGGAGGTCGAGTTGACAATTGGTAAGCTTTGAATCGTTGTTGAGTATGAGCGTTTTGCGCAGTGGACAAATGCTAATCCGAATGTGCCGTCAGATGGAAAAAAGGTGTCAATTGAAGGTATGTCGCCGCCACGGACAAGCTTCCTCCTTCGCCCTCGCTGATGCAGAGACAGCTGGCTCGGCCCTCATCCAGGCTTGCGAAAAGGCGGGAGTCACGATCCCTAGGTAGGTATCCTCGCACCATGGAGATTTTGGCCTTGCACTGACGTTTCTCTAGATACTGCTACCATGAGTACGACATCATCCGCCTCCACCTCCCCCGAACCGACCGCCTAACGTAGTGCACAGGAAACTGATGGTTGCCGGAAATTGCCGTATgtgcctcgtcgaggtcgaaaaGGCGCCAAAGCCTGTGGCCTCTTGCGCTTGGCCGGTGCAGCCCGGCATGGTGGTGAAGACGAACTCGCCGCTCACGCACAAGGCCCGCGAGGGCGTCATGGAGTTTTTGCTGGCAAACCACCCCCTCGACTGCCCCATCTGCGACCAGGGCGGTGAATGTGACCTCCAGGAGCAGTCCTTGCGATACGGTGCTGACCGAGGCCGATTCCATGAGATCGGTGGCAAGCGGGCTGTCGAGGACAAGAATATTGGTCCGCTCATCAAGACGTCGATGAACCGATGCATCCACTGCACGCGATGCGTGCGCTTCGCCAACGacatcgccggcgcccccGAGCTGGGCTCTACCGGCCGCGGCAACGACTTGCAAATCGGCACCTACCTCGAGAAGAACTTGGACACGGAGCTCTCGGGCAACGTCATCGATCTCTGCCCCGTCGGAGCCCTTACGTCGAAGCCGTATGCCTTCAAGGCTCGTCCGTGGGAGCTGAAGCACACAGAGTCGATTGACGTCCTGGATGGGTTGGGTTCCAACATCCGCGTCGATTCccgcggcctcgaggtcatGCGCATTCTCCCTCGCCTCAACGACGATGTCAACGAGGAGTGGATCAACGACAAGACCCGTTTCGCTTGCGACGGCCTCAAGACACAGCGCCTGACGATGCCCTTAATCCGGCGCGATGGAAAGTTTGAGCCTGCTGACTGGGAGGAGGCCCTGGCCGAGGTTGCTCGGGCCTGGGAGCAGAAGAAGCCCCAGGGCAACGAATTTAAGATCGTCGCTGGTGCTCTGACCGAGGTGGAGTCTCTCGTCGTTGCCAAGGACATGGCCAACAAGCTTGGCTCCGAAAACCTCGCTCTGGACACGCATACCGGAAGCCAACCGATCGCTCACGGCGTCGATGTCCGCTCAAACTACCTGTTCAACTCGAGAATCTGGGGCATCGAAGAGGCCGACTGCATTCTGCTCGTGGGAACGAACCCTCGGCACGAGGCTGCCGTTCTGAACGCACGTATCAGGAAACAGTGGCTCCGATCCGATCTCGAGATTGGGGCTGTTGGCGAGACGTGGGATTCAACCTTTGAGCTCGAGCACCTCGGAACCGACCACGCAGCCCTCAAGAAGGCACTGGCTGGCCCCTTTGGCAAGAAGCTTCAGGCCGCGAAGCGACCGATGATCATTGTCGGCTCTGGTGTCACTGATCACGCTGACGCCAAGGCATTCTACGAGACTGTCGGTGCGTTTGTTGAGAAGAACGCCGCCAGCTTCATGACGGAGACGTGGGACGGCTACAACGTTCTCCAGAGGGAAGCGTCGCGAGCTGGATCCTTCGAGGTCGGGTTCGTCACGCCCTCgaccgccgttgccgagaCGAAGCCGAAGTTTGTCTGGCTGCTGGGCGCGGACGAGTTCAACGCGGCGGACATTCCCAAGGACGCATTTGTCGTCTACCAGGGCCACCACGGCGACCGGGGCGCCGAGATCGCCGACGTTGTCCTGCCCGGCGCTGCCTACACGGAGAAGGCGGGCACGTACATCAACACGGAGGGACGGGTCCAGATGACGCGCGCCGCCACGTCGCTTCCGGGGGCCGCGCGAACCGATTGGAAGATTCTGCGTGCCGCGAGCGAGTTCCTGGGCGCCCCCCTGGCGtatgacgacgtcgccgctgTCCGAGACCGCATGGTGGAAATTAGCCCTGTGCTGGCCGCCTACGATGTTGTCGAACCGGTTGCTCTGCGTAAGCTGAGCAAGGTCCAGCTTGTGGACCAGAACAAGGGATCAAAGGCCAGCGGGTCGCCACTGAGAAAGGTGGTCGAGAACTTTTATTTCACAGACGTCATCTCGAGAAGGTATGTGATGCAACGTGCCTCCCCCCCCACGACCCGCCTTCGTCATGGCATGAGTAAAAGGGGGATTTTTCTAACCGAGCATGATGTGACAGCTCGCCAACGATGGCCCGTTGCTCAGCTGCTAAGGCTGCCGGAGACCCGAGGACGAACTTTATGGCTCCCGGCATGGAGGAGGATAGGCCGATGGGCCAAGTTGCGTACGGTGCATGAGGCGACGGCAACTGTAGGAAATAGAAGAAAGGATTCCCTTGCGTCTTCGGTGTTGACGGTGATGGTCGTCGTGGTGTTGGAGTGATACTGTACATATAGGACGCCGGGCGTGACGAGCGAGGGGGGGTGGGTGCGAGGGGTAAGTCAATTTACCGAGCTGAAGCCTCTGCACCAAGCCCAAGTCCCCTGTTCCTGGGGCTTGTAGAGTATTGAATATCATGTTGTGGCCAGTCATCGCTCGACCAGCACGTTACGTCGCGGTCGGCGTCATCGGGCGGCCATCGCTGGCTAGGTTTGGGCACAGAGATGGCTCGCACCATGTCGACGGCtagggacgacgacgtaggCATGATGCTAGATTTAGGATAGCCGTtcgcggacgaggagcggaAGCAGGCTGATGCTAGTGCGACTGATTCTCGCTTTCTCGCTCTCGCTTCAGTGCCTGTTCGAGAAGGTCCCTGCTGCGGGCGACATTGGCGTCGAGCCGATTTATTTCGCTCATGGCCCTCGAAACGCAGGACATGATGACCTTTGTGCGCCAGAGGGCgggggtggtggtggtgtcgATGCCGTTGAAGGTGGGCTGGGGCATGGTCCTATTATCCATGTCGATCTTGGCCGCATCCGCGGCGGGGGCCGTCATGTTGGCGATCATGGCAGCGGCGTCATCGggggcgaggatgccgggACGTTGGGTTGGATGGCTCGGAGAGGCCGGAGACTGGTCGTGGGGTACGGAGAcgggggcggcgaggtcCATTTGCATGATGCGGACGCACTCGCGGCGGATGAGGTCGAGGGCGTTGGCGCGGACCTCGAGGGCGTGGGCTTCGAGAGTGGGAAGCGTTGCCTCGAGCGCCGCTACGCGGTTTGCCGGCGGGACGAAGGGTGGTAAGGCGGCGAGATCGTCTGCTGTCTTCGATATCGGTACGAAGATGGCGGGTGAGATGGATTGGAGCTCGCGGATCGGTTCGTCCGCTGCTTGTCTTTTCTCCGCCGCAGAGTCTCCCGCTGGTGCTTGGTGATGATGAGATTGAGCAGCGTGCTGCTGATTCTGGCCCCGTTCATTCATCATCCCGGCTGTCCCAAGCCTTCATTCAATCCCTCCCCGTTTCGGTTTTCTGTCGGGAGGGGTGGGAGGCGATGTTGTTACGCTGCGTGACAGAAGATGCAATCTAGGAGCGTGCCGCCCCTCGTCATGGAGTATGATTTCAATGAGGGAGAACGTGCGAGAGAGAACGGGGCGGTAGcgtggctgctgctgctgctgatgcgGAGAGAGAGGCAcggaatggatggatgccaACAGTGAGGTGAGGTGCAAGAGTCAAGTCTAGCTCGGACCCCGTATGAGGCGGAGAATTGTACTTTTTCAACATCGGCCATTCCCCCGCCACCATACGAGCAAATGGCGTTACTGTGGGCACTAGTCCGCCGCTTTTCGACACTGCTAATTTTCATTTATTTAGGATCATGTCAACGTCTACACTTCGCAAACTTCGTCTTTCCGTACGCCCACTGATCGTTTTCATCTCTATTGTCACATTGGAATAGGCGCGGCCCATCCGGCTTTCCACAATGATCAATAGTATGTAGCATTCTCGGCATGTATGCCATTGCACATGAAATCAGGCCCCTTCCTTTCCTTCACGATGATTGCGCTCCTTTTGGCCCATGTTATCGGTAGCTGGTTCGCGAAGTGTCCGACCTCTCGGGTTCCCAATATGGCCTTGCCAACCCAGGTAGGTGGTAAGCGCAATGACACAGAACGCACCCAGATTGTCGGTCCGTGAACTGGGATGTTGGTGGGCATGGCCTTCACATTGCGGCTTCCTTCTTGTCCATGAACATTCCCCCTTCGTCTCCGTGGCAGGCCCGGATGCTCATATGTACGTATACATATGTATGTATGCATGTAGATATATCATCAGGAGCGGCACCCGTGGTCCTGGTTGGAAGGTAGCCTCCTTCGGAGGAATTGGAATcgcttcgacgacggggggCGGGGCCTCGGACTCGAAATGTCGAGGGGTTGAACTGTCCGATCGTCATCGAGACGGCAGCACCATTCTGACGTATTCTCTGCCAATTTTCAGAGCCGCTCGCACCAAATCTTCCACCCTCCTGTCCTTGCGCCTGCGCAGCCATATTAAGATGATGGCAAGgatgacgccgtcgatggcgaggtgCCGAAGGATGAGCCACGTCACCCAGCCGAGCCATTTGGGGAAGCTGCGCGCCTTCTTTGACTTCCATTCTCTCCCCGTCACGATCTGCTCCCGAAGggcggccacctcggcggAGAGCTTCGTGATGCCCCGTTCCATCTTTCGCTGCCATCGATTGGTGCGACcaccctcggcatcggccatgTCCTCGAGATCCATCTGCCTCTGggactcgagctcggcctcgccttgCTCGCTCATCGGCGTGAGCATCCTCATCGGGCCCTCGCTTCCGTCTATCGGTTGGAGGAAGCGCCGACCGGCTGCGGAACCGGCTGCCTTGGGcgacgagtcggacgagCTCGGGGAGTTGTGCTTGATTTGGTTCCAAACAAATTCGAGTTCCGTCACGAGTTCCGTCGCATCCCTAGCCAATTCTCGTTTAGCATTGCCCTGACGCAAGCCATAGCAGGTTCTTGGGAATCTCACGTCGTGGTTGCGTATCGATGCATCGTTTCGATCAGTGCCTCGACGTATCTCCGCTTCGCCTCGGTGCGGGCAAGTCCCTTTTGCGAGTTCCACGCATCCCACTTGTCCCGTTCGCGCTGGAGCTCTTCCGATGTCAGTCCGACACCGTGTGTCGGCTGTTCCATgacaccgtcgacgtcaccCTCCATGGCCTGTTTGTAGAGGCCATAGAGACGGAGGCggtccgacggcggcggccgcgatgCACCAGTCTTGGGTATCTTCTTGACCGTGTTGAGAGCGTGAACGAAGACACGATCTGAGCGGAGCCAACTGGTCAGCGTACAGACACTTCACCCTTGTGTGGAGGGTTTCCGTCACACGCACCAACcgagtcggccatggcggcggacTTGCCGAGCCCAGCTGGACGCCCGACGATGTGCTGCGTGTGTCAATATCGCGACGGAATCAAGAGGTAAGGGGTATGGCTGAGGCACGGCTGCGGGTGGGGGACGTGATTTCGATAGGCCAGCGGTTGAACGGTGACGAAGGTAGAAGAAAATGGCAATGGAGATGAAGGCCGTTTTCGTTTTGCGAGATTCCGAAAGGACTGACTGAGGCTGGAAAATGGTGTCCTGATTGAATGGGCGGTCGAATCTGTTCGTGATCGTGATCACTACCGTATCGGCGTTGGTGGGAGTGAATTATTGTGTTCTGAACGGTAACGAAGGCGCCGCTGATGGGCGAAAACGGCGTTTCGTGGTTGGCTGTGGCGGAATTTCGATAGTGCATGACGCTCATCACACAGGGGTTCCGGCCAatacggcggcga includes these proteins:
- a CDS encoding putative NADH dehydrogenase 78K chain precursor, with the protein product MLRQSLARSAWRTGRRAANASRAFVTTPQRQAEVELTIDGKKVSIEAGSALIQACEKAGVTIPRYCYHEKLMVAGNCRMCLVEVEKAPKPVASCAWPVQPGMVVKTNSPLTHKAREGVMEFLLANHPLDCPICDQGGECDLQEQSLRYGADRGRFHEIGGKRAVEDKNIGPLIKTSMNRCIHCTRCVRFANDIAGAPELGSTGRGNDLQIGTYLEKNLDTELSGNVIDLCPVGALTSKPYAFKARPWELKHTESIDVLDGLGSNIRVDSRGLEVMRILPRLNDDVNEEWINDKTRFACDGLKTQRLTMPLIRRDGKFEPADWEEALAEVARAWEQKKPQGNEFKIVAGALTEVESLVVAKDMANKLGSENLALDTHTGSQPIAHGVDVRSNYLFNSRIWGIEEADCILLVGTNPRHEAAVLNARIRKQWLRSDLEIGAVGETWDSTFELEHLGTDHAALKKALAGPFGKKLQAAKRPMIIVGSGVTDHADAKAFYETVGAFVEKNAASFMTETWDGYNVLQREASRAGSFEVGFVTPSTAVAETKPKFVWLLGADEFNAADIPKDAFVVYQGHHGDRGAEIADVVLPGAAYTEKAGTYINTEGRVQMTRAATSLPGAARTDWKILRAASEFLGAPLAYDDVAAVRDRMVEISPVLAAYDVVEPVALRKLSKVQLVDQNKGSKASGSPLRKVVENFYFTDVISRSSPTMARCSAAKAAGDPRTNFMAPGMEEDRPMGQVAYGA
- a CDS encoding Acyl CoA binding family protein gives rise to the protein MADSVDRVFVHALNTVKKIPKTGASRPPPSDRLRLYGLYKQAMEGDVDGVMEQPTHGVGLTSEELQRERDKWDAWNSQKGLARTEAKRRYVEALIETMHRYATTTDATELVTELEFVWNQIKHNSPSSSDSSPKAAGSAAGRRFLQPIDGSEGPMRMLTPMSEQGEAELESQRQMDLEDMADAEGGRTNRWQRKMERGITKLSAEVAALREQIVTGREWKSKKARSFPKWLGWVTWLILRHLAIDGVILAIILIWLRRRKDRRVEDLVRAALKIGREYVRMVLPSR